The following DNA comes from Nothobranchius furzeri strain GRZ-AD chromosome 19, NfurGRZ-RIMD1, whole genome shotgun sequence.
ctgcattagtgagagttacaaatgatattctcatggcctcagataagaatcttgtgtctgttctagtcttgttagatctcagtgctgcctttgacatagttgatcacaatgttcttttagaaagacttgaacatgttgtagggatcaaaggaacagcgctaggctggtttaaatcctacctgtctgacagatttcattttgtaaatgtacatgacaaatcgtcttcatactccagggttacttgcggagtaccacagggttcagtgcttggaccaattctttttactatatatatgctcccaattggtaaaatcattagacagcaagggataaacttccactgttatgctgacgatactcagttatatttatccattaaccctgatgaacctaatcggttgggtagattacaggcttgtcttgaagacataaaaaattggatgactcaaaactttttgcttttaaatcaagacaagacggaagttctcatctttggaccagaaatccagaaaaggaaattgcttagtcaatcacctgacctgaatggcattacattaatctccgagaacaaagtaaggaaccttggtgttatctttgaccaggacatgtcattcaaatcacaggttaaacaggtttgtaggatttccttcttccacctttggaatattgctaagattagaagcatcctttccaggagtgatgctgaaaaactagttcatgcatttgttacatcaagactggattactgtaattcattactctcagaaagtccacagaatgtagttaaaagtcttcagcttgtccaaaatgctgcagctagagttctgatgagaattaaaaagagagatcatatctctcctgtcttggcttccctacattggctacctgttaaattcagaatagattttaagatccttcttctcacatataaagctcttaataatcaagctccatcatacatcagtgatctgattgttccatacgttcctaaccgagcacttcgctctcagactgcaggtctactggtggttcccagaatatctaaacttaggatggggggcagatcttttagttatcaggctcctctcctgtggaaccagctcccagctttagtccgtgaggcagacaccttgtctacttttaagactaggcttaaaacatttttatttgatagggcctatggttaaaatctgatgttagcctagatctggacaagtgggggagtagagggaggtggagtgtagtcggtaaagacggctctcccttgccctgactccaacatgcctccatctaaacaggatagattatccagagttatctctgtagttatgctgctataggcttagactgctggaggacacactgaccacttttcacactctactgctttcttctacagtctgctctttaactgtattattttctgcaatttcagctgttaactttattttctctctaagtgtttttctccccagaagaagctacaatgatgttctgctgagctgtggtggcctcatggagagggccatcgtctagcacactgctgctaaccacttaaacattctccctctcctgataataactttttgctttccttgacgttggatgtgctactactagtttatccgtttaattatagatccactaggataaatacaataaagtttatctctcaccaaatagaatatttactaagaaatcacaatataactatagacacattacttgtctttgtgtgtgtgcgtgcgtgcgtgtgtgtgtgtgtgtgtgtgtgtctgcctgctctgtcttctcgatccccagtgagtcgtggaggatggctgcttataccgagACGgggttctctggaggtttcttcctgttaaaagggagttttcctctccactgtcgctttatgcttgcttagtatgaggattgctgtatagtcactgacactagtcagtgacttgatgcaatttgatgggttccttatataggaaacattatttctgattggcttaatgaactgacctgaattggaatgtttattatgtgaagtgccttgagacgactcttgtcgtgatttggcgctttataaataaacttgaattgaattgaacctctctgaaccgtgtctgggaggctgtggttgctgctgcacgcaatgttgatggtgaacagatcaaaacactgacagaatccatggatggcaggcttttgagtgtccttgcaaagaaaggtggctatattggtcgctgatttgtttttgtattgtttttgaatgtcagaaatgtatatttgggaatgtggagatgttatattggtttcactggtaaaaataaataattgaaatgggtataatatttgttttttgttaagttgcctaataattatgcacagtaattgtcacctgcacacacagatatccccctaaaatagctacaactacaaacaaactaaaaactacttccaaaaacattcagctttgatattaatgagttttttgggtttattgagaacatggttgttgttcaaaaataaaattattcctcaaaaatacaacttgcctaataattctgcactccctgtacaatAACATGCAAAATTGTATTGATCCTTATAAAACCAATAGAGGATTAAGTTCCAACACAaactcagacctgttatttaaatgaAGAGTTGGCCAATCAAAATGTATCAGTGGCTGGTTAAAAGAGATTGTGATAAAGATGGGTGGGGAAGGGCCTCAGCTTGtggtttttaaagttttttttctttgcatATTAAAGGTTTGCAGCAAAGACAGATATAGCTCTGGGCTGCAACCTACAATAAATATTGATTTAGAAGTAAAGGTTATAAAACAAAGTGGATTTGACTTTTGCTAATAAGTTAGAGCTCTTAACTAAACACGGCTTTCAAAATAAACCAAAAAATTAGGCTAATTTCTATTAATTTTTTCCCAGCAAGAACAGAAAAAAAGCATGCATGTGTGAAAgtaaatattttaatttattaatAAATGATATAAATAAAACTTACAGCAGATTCAATACAAATAGCTTACATACAGGCATCTGAGCAGGGGACACGCTGGTCCATCGAAACCCTGTCATGAACGAAAAAAGGCACTTTTGAAACTAATGAAAGGCACGTTCAAATGAAAGTACAGGACGTTAATTTACTCTATACACACATGTACACAATCACATTCGCAAAACCTTTGTTTATAGTCATTTTACGTCAATGAACATTTTTGGAATAACCAAGCTAGAGCAAAGAGTTTTGACCATGCAGCTAAAAAAACATGTTGGAAAAAATAAAAGCTTGATTTGTTTTTGTCTGCAGGTTGTAAAAACTACACTGTCTCCATACTGAGAACAACACAGACCCTTATTGAAGCAAATATGTACTTTTTTTAATTTCcaaaataattaactttatctTTCTGACTCAACAATTAAAATTTTAAGCTTTTCAACAAAGATCCTTGCAGGTCATGTGACGATTCATTCCTAGCCCCAGCCCTGGAGCATTAGTCTCTATTGCTGCATGTCTCCTGAAGCCATGAGGAGCCTCAGTAGCTCTGGGCCACAGGTGCCCAGGTTGCTGTTAGCCTAGCAATGGAGCTCTCGAACTGGGCATCGCCAACCCCAACCTCGTTTAAGCTGGGGTCATACATGGAGGAAGGCGAGGAGACGGGGAGCGAGGAGGTAAGGCCGGTATAGGACGAACCCCTCAGGAACTGGGAGGTCAAACCCCCGGGTATGGAGCCAGAAGAAGACCCTGaaggtgtgatggtggttccggctACCGACCAGAGGCTGGGGTACTGGCTGTAAATGAGTCGGACATGTTACCAAGTCCTGCAACATAAGTTTTTTTTTAGCAAATGTAATTATTTTATGAATTCTACCTGGAATTAGATGTGGAGTTGGTGGTGTGAGCCAGAGTGCCCATGCCTGTGGAGTTGGGAATCTGAAGGGCGGACCAGCTGTCATGAGTAGGCAGCGCCCCTGAGGTGTTGTCCATGTAGTTGTCTGGAAACCAGAAACAACACGTTTAACTCAATAAATGTAACATATGGTGCTCATGGTGGACCTAATGGGATCTTACTTGCGCTGGAGCTGCGGTGCGGGTAGTGGCTGGGGTACGGCGTCGGCCTGTGGCTCCTCAGGCTGGAGTAACGCTCGCAGTAGGAGCCGGAAGAGTGGGGCGCATTGCCGCTGAACTGAGGGGGGCTGGTGCTGGGGCAAATTGGACTCTGACCTGGGAGGAACCAACCTCCAACTGGGATggaatgaaaacaaacaaaaaagggaaATAATCAATCAAAATTAATCTCATGTGAGTTTTATCACCATATCAGGTTTTACGGGTGAGGTAAATCTTTTGCTGGTATTTCAGTCTAAAAGAGAAGAAACTCACGTTGAGAATATCCAGACTGCTGGCTGTCTCCACTGTGGTCAGAGATGTCTTTATGATCACTCCTGAAATAAAAAAACCCCATCAAATACTGTCTTAAGTACTCGAAATCAGATGGATGGTGAAGTTGGGACCTTTCTTTGGCATCCAAAAAGGCTTTAGCAAAGGGATTGTGCTTGATCTTCAGAGCAGTgatctgaacaagacacacaagagtTAGATCTCTGAACAAAGCAGTTTGGGACAAAGTTTAAGCAAGGACATACGCACCTCTTCATTCTGGTAAGCAGTCACAGCAATGAACTGTGTCTCAGGGAACGACtggctgctgatcatcttctggATGCCTCCGACCTTCACGATATGGATCCGTGGCTCGTATTTGTGCAGGGAGTTCAGCATGATCTGCAGAAACAGTTACCCTTTAGATTTGTCTctaatgttatttttattttcataatttcaagtATGAAGCAGTATGGCTTTTGACAATAATTTAAATGGGAATTTGGTTTATTGATTAAAAAGTCAGAGGGAAATAAGATTTAGGATAGAGtcatttaaaatttttatttccaGCTTGATCATGACCTCATAAACGCACAAATTGTTACCAAAAACACACACAATTCCtttattattttgttaaattaaataaaaaaatagaatgaaataaataaaaatggtaaATACATCCAATTTATTGTTCGTAATTTTTAAAAAATGATCACCTGGCCGCCGCCATTCAGTTTGTTGGACAGCTTGACTTTGCTGAAGGAGACGGGCGCCTTCATCCAGTGCGCCCCAAAGTTCGGGGAGTCTGGGTGGATGTAGACGCAGCTGGGGCTCTGGGGCTCCGGTTTGCCGCCGGGCACCCACTCCCCGTTCACATATTTCCAGCGATTGTTATCCGCGGCTACAAAATCCAGCAGCACCGAGTACATGGCGTTCGGGTCCAGGCCTGAGACGTTGACCCTGAGAACCGGAAACATTCTCCTGGAAAAACAGGCATCGGAGTGATTTAATTATCAGAATCCTACATAACGTTTTCTCTGTCACTAACACACACTCGGGCGCACGTAAGTCTATTTCGATCATTTGATGAAACATTTACTGCCTCAAAATTAAACCTGAATGAGAAAAGCATCAATTTTCACACAGAAACCCTCGTGCGTAAACTGTTCCAGGCGCGCGCAGCTGCTTCCCCAGGTCTAACTCTCACCTCCCTGTCTTGGTGACGATCATCTCGTTGGTTAACTCTTTAAACTTGTTCCACAGCTCCGCGTCCTCCAGGGTCAGTTTAATGTCCCTCTCGGTCACGTCTCCCTTCTCGCTGCCCTTCTGGAACTCGCTCTCCACGGCGCTCAGGAGATGCTCCAGGCGTTGGTCCGGGCTAGAAGAAGACATGTTCTCAagtcaggcaggtcgcgctaaatCCGCCAGGAGAAGGGTCAGCGAATCACACTGGTTCCTAAGGCCAGGGGCCTTCTCATTTAAGAGCCCCCAGGGACCTCATGGGGATGGGGGCGCGGCTTAGGCCTCGACTTTGACCGACTTGCTCAGACTCCGCCCCATTAGAGAGATTtaacataaaaaaaaatcaaatctgACTCCTTAGTCTAAAAAATATCATATGATAATTAAAACTAACAGCTTTAAGAAATTTGTGAATTTGTTTGTGAGGCAGCTTGGCTTTGGTTTGGGATTCAAATCTGATATCTAACTTTAATCTGTCACATTTTATTCCTTATCAACCGAAAACTCAGCAAGCAAACAAAGGAAGGGAAGCGAAGGAAGAGGGCCGTGCCTTTGAACTCAGTTGTATATTTGCTAATTGTGGTAATCTTTTGTAGTCTCAAATACACATAGCATTTGTGTTTGCGGAGTACGAGCCATTAGGGGAGTCTCTGTAGTCCTCTTGTGCCAAAGTGTGGCTGACCCACAGGTGATGCCCACATTTACATAATGGGTCCTGCCTGATCCCCCCAATGAACATCGAATTTCACTTTGTTGAGTCAAATTCCAGGATGTATTTTTAAGACCAGCTGTAAATGTCAAACTTTCAAACTAATAAAAAACAGCATTTCATATTATGAGCTTAAACGGAGCAAAGAAATAAAACCCAGAGACCAGATTCTCCTCTTATCATTAGCCACGTTTCCACTATCGGAGCTTCTGGGCATTTTTACCGGGCCTTTACGGCATGCACGTTTCATCAGCCGGCCTGAGAAGATCATTTTCCAGGCCATTTGGAGAACCAGTAAAAGGCCTGTTCCTCTGGGAGGGGGGAGTTGACTGGGATGCAAGTCAACACTCCGTACAAATttggccctttcaggactttgctgagACGTCAACTTATC
Coding sequences within:
- the tbxta gene encoding T-box transcription factor T-A is translated as MSSSSPDQRLEHLLSAVESEFQKGSEKGDVTERDIKLTLEDAELWNKFKELTNEMIVTKTGRRMFPVLRVNVSGLDPNAMYSVLLDFVAADNNRWKYVNGEWVPGGKPEPQSPSCVYIHPDSPNFGAHWMKAPVSFSKVKLSNKLNGGGQIMLNSLHKYEPRIHIVKVGGIQKMISSQSFPETQFIAVTAYQNEEITALKIKHNPFAKAFLDAKERSDHKDISDHSGDSQQSGYSQLGGWFLPGQSPICPSTSPPQFSGNAPHSSGSYCERYSSLRSHRPTPYPSHYPHRSSSANNYMDNTSGALPTHDSWSALQIPNSTGMGTLAHTTNSTSNSSQYPSLWSVAGTTITPSGSSSGSIPGGLTSQFLRGSSYTGLTSSLPVSSPSSMYDPSLNEVGVGDAQFESSIARLTATWAPVAQSY